One segment of Meriones unguiculatus strain TT.TT164.6M chromosome X, Bangor_MerUng_6.1, whole genome shotgun sequence DNA contains the following:
- the LOC132649983 gene encoding mortality factor 4-like protein 2: MGGGGRSAEKAPSGSVRKTSKSKQKTPGNGDGGSSSKMPQPQRKKMARAVATVESEEALKKRVDVEVEVKIPEELKPWLVEDWDLVTRQKQLFQLPAKENVDAILEEYANCTKSHGRADNKEYAVDEVVGGIKKYFNVMLGTQLLYEFERPQYAEILLAHPDVPVSHIYGAPHLLRLFVRIGAMLAYKPLGEKRAVLANTPFDEHSLPLLLGYLHDFLKYLAKNSASLFTASDYKVASAEYHLKAL; this comes from the coding sequence atggggggggggggtcgctCTGCTGAGAAGGCCCCTTCTGGTTCTGTGCGGAAGACAAGCAAGAGCAAGCAGAAGACTCCTGGCAATGGagatggtggcagcagcagcaaaatgCCCCAGCCCCAACGGAAGAAAATGGCACGAGCTGTTGCCACTGTGGAGAGTGAGGAGGCGTTGAAGAAGAGAGTggatgtggaagtggaagtgaagatTCCTGAAGAATTAAAACCATGGCTGGTGGAGGACTGGGACTTGGTCACTAGGCAGAAGCAGTTGTTCCAACTCCCTGCTAAAGAGAATGTAGATGCCATTCTTGAGGAGTATGCCAATTGTACGAAGTCACACGGAAGGGCTGATAATAAGGAGTACGCAGTTGATGAAGTTGTGGGGGGGATAAAAAAGTATTTCAATGTgatgctgggcactcagctgcTCTACGAGTTTGAAAGGCCCCAGTATGCTGAGATCCTGCTGGCTCACCCTGATGTGCCAGTGTCACACATCTATGGGGCACCACACCTACTGAGATTATTTGTGAGAATCGGCGCAATGTTGGCCTATAAGCCCCTTGGTGAGAAGAGGGCAGTGTTGGCCAATACACCCTTCGATGAGCATAGCCTTCCATTACTGCTGGGctatttgcatgatttccttaagtATCTGGCAAAGAATTCTGCTTCGCTGTTTACTGCTAGTGATTACAAAGTGGCTTCTGCTGAGTATCACCTCAAAGCCCTGTGA